In Mycobacterium gallinarum, a single window of DNA contains:
- a CDS encoding Rv1476 family membrane protein — translation MIGPQVMPLFPAYIPPDICGPVGKDPATTPVDECMNLVIADIKDTGVSAAPTPENEGLADVVAEAEQKGIDLKIVVVDRNPPIDTPLRDIATEVGEAYPGSTVLVLSPTESGTFSTTYDRMTLEAGQDVAEGRGSVQGAKNFVGELTNQHFPWTTFTIVVVLAVIAAVAATRMLQNRAKRQNT, via the coding sequence GTGATCGGACCGCAAGTCATGCCGTTGTTCCCGGCCTACATCCCGCCCGACATCTGTGGGCCGGTCGGAAAGGATCCCGCGACCACGCCGGTCGACGAGTGTATGAACCTCGTGATCGCCGACATCAAGGACACCGGTGTGAGCGCGGCGCCGACGCCGGAGAACGAGGGCCTGGCCGACGTCGTCGCCGAGGCCGAGCAGAAGGGGATCGACCTCAAGATCGTCGTGGTCGATCGCAATCCGCCGATCGACACCCCGTTGCGCGATATCGCCACCGAGGTGGGGGAGGCGTACCCGGGTTCGACGGTCTTGGTGCTCAGCCCGACCGAATCGGGCACGTTCAGCACGACCTACGACAGGATGACGCTGGAGGCGGGCCAAGACGTCGCCGAAGGCCGCGGTTCGGTGCAGGGCGCAAAGAATTTCGTCGGCGAACTGACCAATCAACATTTCCCCTGGACGACATTCACGATCGTGGTGGTACTGGCAGTGATCGCCGCTGTCGCGGCAACGCGAATGTTGCAAAATCGCGCCAAACGCCAGAACACGTAA
- the ripA gene encoding NlpC/P60 family peptidoglycan endopeptidase RipA, with amino-acid sequence MRRTPSASASRLCTRFCAIPLTVGMLLVTPGLAGSQPASPDSVGALVAAVANVNQKLQDLGAAIQEKQESVNKAILDVQTARDAAAAAQVELDASAQRVKDANAAIEAAQDRFDTFAVATYVNGPSSSYLTAKDPSDILNTATTGETLAVSTQRVISDLQRARTEQVNKESAARLAKQNADQALVDAEASQQTAVSALTEAQQTFRTQQAELDKLTAEREAAQAKLDQARQWSAPAAGAPARPVAAPTGPSSNPAGNWDSAPQQANAATGNWATGWDPTLPAIPSAFVSGDPIAIINTILGYASTSAQVTQQMGRNFLQKLGLLPTPTGYTNGGAIPRVYGRQATEYVIQRAMSQRGVPYSWGGGNAAGKSLGIDSGAGTVGFDCSGLMLYAFAGVGIKLDHYSGSQYNAGRKIPSSQARRGDMLFWGPNASQHVALYLGDGQMLEAPYTGSVVKVSPVRTSGMTPYATRLIEW; translated from the coding sequence ATGAGACGCACCCCTAGCGCCTCTGCTTCGCGCCTTTGTACGCGGTTCTGCGCCATACCTCTCACTGTCGGGATGCTGCTTGTCACACCGGGTTTGGCCGGATCGCAGCCCGCCAGCCCGGATAGCGTGGGCGCGCTCGTCGCTGCCGTCGCCAACGTCAACCAGAAGCTGCAGGACCTCGGGGCGGCGATCCAGGAGAAGCAGGAAAGCGTCAACAAGGCGATCCTCGACGTGCAGACCGCACGTGATGCCGCCGCCGCCGCGCAGGTCGAACTCGACGCCAGCGCGCAGCGCGTCAAGGATGCCAACGCCGCGATCGAAGCGGCGCAGGATCGCTTCGACACCTTCGCCGTCGCAACGTATGTCAACGGGCCGTCGAGCTCGTACCTGACCGCGAAAGACCCCAGCGACATCCTCAACACCGCGACCACCGGCGAGACGTTGGCGGTGAGCACCCAGCGGGTGATCAGCGATCTGCAGCGCGCGCGCACCGAGCAGGTGAACAAGGAGTCGGCGGCGCGGCTGGCGAAGCAGAATGCGGATCAGGCGCTCGTCGACGCAGAGGCCAGCCAGCAGACCGCGGTGTCGGCGCTCACCGAGGCCCAGCAGACCTTCCGGACCCAGCAGGCCGAACTGGACAAGCTGACGGCCGAACGCGAGGCGGCGCAAGCCAAGCTCGACCAGGCGCGCCAGTGGTCGGCGCCCGCCGCAGGAGCTCCGGCCCGGCCGGTTGCCGCGCCGACGGGACCGTCGTCGAACCCCGCCGGAAACTGGGACAGCGCACCGCAGCAGGCGAACGCGGCCACCGGTAACTGGGCCACCGGGTGGGATCCGACCCTGCCCGCGATTCCCAGCGCTTTCGTCAGCGGCGATCCGATCGCGATCATCAACACGATCCTCGGTTATGCGTCGACCTCGGCGCAGGTCACCCAGCAGATGGGGCGGAATTTCCTGCAGAAGCTGGGTCTGCTGCCCACGCCGACCGGTTACACCAACGGGGGCGCGATTCCCCGGGTGTACGGCCGACAGGCCACCGAGTACGTCATCCAGCGCGCCATGTCACAGCGCGGCGTGCCCTACTCGTGGGGCGGCGGAAATGCCGCAGGCAAGAGCCTTGGCATCGATTCCGGCGCAGGCACAGTCGGATTCGACTGTTCGGGGCTCATGCTCTACGCGTTCGCCGGCGTCGGCATCAAGCTCGATCACTACTCGGGGTCGCAGTACAACGCGGGCCGCAAGATCCCGTCGTCACAGGCCAGGCGTGGCGACATGCTCTTCTGGGGCCCCAACGCCAGCCAGCACGTCGCCCTCTATCTCGGTGACGGTCAGATGCTCGAGGCGCCCTACACCGGTTCGGTCGTGAAAGTCTCGCCGGTCCGCACCAGCGGTATGACCCCGTACGCAACCCGTCTCATCGAATGGTGA
- the ripB gene encoding NlpC/P60 family peptidoglycan endopeptidase RipB gives MMVAALAVAIGAAMPAAAAPDDGQWDPTLPKILSAGAPGDPLSIANASLAATAQATEATMDLGRKFLATLGFGPPPTAGVAPGRVRGPQAIEYVIRRGGSQIGTPYSWGGGKPTGPSTGVDSGANIVGYDCSGFTQFSFAGVGVLIPKYSGDQYNTGRKVPTSQAKRGDLLFWGPGGSQHVAIYLGGGKMLESGGTAGGVGVSQVRTAGLQPYVARIIES, from the coding sequence ATGATGGTCGCGGCACTTGCCGTGGCCATTGGCGCAGCCATGCCCGCCGCCGCAGCACCCGACGACGGCCAATGGGATCCCACCCTGCCCAAGATCCTCAGCGCGGGCGCACCGGGCGATCCGCTGTCCATCGCCAACGCATCACTGGCGGCGACCGCGCAGGCCACCGAGGCGACGATGGACCTCGGCCGCAAGTTCCTGGCCACGCTCGGGTTCGGCCCGCCGCCCACGGCGGGCGTCGCCCCCGGTCGGGTACGCGGCCCGCAAGCCATCGAGTACGTCATCAGGCGCGGCGGCTCGCAGATCGGCACCCCGTACTCGTGGGGCGGCGGGAAGCCGACCGGCCCGAGCACCGGCGTCGACTCCGGTGCCAACATCGTCGGCTACGACTGCTCGGGTTTCACCCAGTTCTCATTCGCCGGCGTCGGTGTGCTCATCCCGAAGTATTCGGGCGATCAGTACAACACCGGTCGCAAGGTTCCCACGAGCCAGGCCAAGCGCGGCGATCTGCTGTTCTGGGGGCCCGGCGGCAGCCAGCACGTCGCGATCTATCTCGGCGGCGGCAAGATGCTGGAGTCCGGGGGCACCGCGGGCGGGGTTGGGGTGAGCCAAGTGCGGACCGCGGGTCTGCAGCCGTACGTCGCGCGGATTATCGAAAGCTGA
- the moxR1 gene encoding chaperone MoxR1, whose translation MTSPSGSPQGAGGFPGQAPTGQGPAQGYPPGQAGSHAAPTNNGGLQQEVHTLERAIFEVKRIIVGQDQLVERMLVGLLAKGHVLLEGVPGVAKTLAVETFAKVVGGTFARIQFTPDLVPTDIVGTRIYRQGKEEFDIELGPVVVNFLLADEINRAPAKVQSALLEVMAERKISIGGKTFPLPAPFLVMATQNPIEQEGVYALPEAQRDRFLFKLNIDYPTPEEEREIIYRMGVKPPEPKQVLGPGDLLRLQDVAANNFVHHALVDYVVRVVTATREPEKFGMPDAKAWIAYGASPRASLGIIAASRALALVRGRDYVVPQDVVEVIPDVLRHRLVLTYDALADEISSETVINRILQTVGLPQVNAIPQQGHSVPPVMPAAAAAASGR comes from the coding sequence ATGACGTCACCGAGTGGGTCGCCGCAGGGCGCTGGAGGGTTCCCTGGACAGGCCCCGACCGGGCAGGGCCCTGCGCAGGGTTACCCCCCAGGTCAGGCTGGATCGCACGCGGCGCCGACAAACAACGGGGGCCTCCAACAAGAGGTACACACCCTCGAGCGGGCCATCTTCGAGGTCAAGCGGATCATCGTCGGCCAGGACCAGCTCGTCGAGCGCATGCTGGTCGGTCTGCTCGCCAAGGGGCACGTCCTGCTCGAAGGTGTCCCGGGTGTCGCGAAGACGCTGGCGGTCGAGACCTTCGCCAAGGTCGTGGGCGGCACCTTCGCACGCATCCAGTTCACCCCTGACCTGGTGCCGACCGACATCGTCGGTACCCGCATCTACCGCCAGGGCAAGGAGGAGTTCGACATCGAGCTCGGCCCGGTGGTCGTCAACTTCCTGCTCGCCGACGAGATCAACCGCGCACCCGCCAAGGTGCAGTCCGCGCTGCTCGAGGTCATGGCCGAGCGCAAGATCTCGATCGGCGGCAAGACGTTCCCGCTGCCCGCACCGTTCCTGGTGATGGCCACGCAGAACCCGATCGAGCAGGAGGGCGTGTATGCGCTCCCCGAGGCGCAGCGCGACCGGTTCCTGTTCAAGCTCAACATCGACTACCCGACGCCTGAGGAAGAGCGCGAGATCATCTACCGGATGGGCGTGAAGCCGCCGGAGCCCAAGCAGGTGCTCGGACCCGGCGACCTGCTGCGTCTGCAGGATGTCGCGGCGAACAACTTCGTGCATCACGCGCTCGTGGACTATGTGGTGCGCGTCGTCACCGCGACCCGCGAGCCGGAGAAGTTCGGCATGCCCGACGCGAAGGCCTGGATCGCCTACGGCGCGTCACCGCGTGCCTCGCTCGGCATCATCGCTGCCTCCCGGGCGCTCGCGCTGGTGCGCGGACGTGACTACGTCGTTCCACAGGATGTCGTCGAGGTCATCCCGGATGTGCTGCGGCACCGCCTCGTGCTGACGTACGACGCACTGGCCGACGAGATTTCCTCCGAGACGGTGATCAACCGGATCCTGCAGACTGTCGGCCTGCCGCAGGTGAATGCCATTCCACAGCAAGGTCATTCGGTGCCGCCCGTCATGCCCGCCGCTGCGGCTGCGGCCAGCGGTCGGTGA
- a CDS encoding DUF58 domain-containing protein gives MTSSRRGVDLPSLKRGEIRDPALTAALRKLELTVRRKLDGVLHGDHLGLLPGPGSEPGESRLYQPGDDVRRMDWSVTARTTHPHVRQMIADRELETWLVVDVSASLDFGTVGCEKRDLAVAAAAAITFLNSGGGNRIGAIIANGDTVRRVPALSGRMHEQEMLRAIATMPKAPAGVRGDLAAAIDALRRPERRRGMAVIISDFLGPINWMRPLRAIAGRHEVLGIEVLDPRDVELPPVGDVILQDTETGRTREFTIDEQLREDFAKAAAAHRAEVARTLRRCDAPLLSLRTDRDWIADVVRFVATRRLALAGRA, from the coding sequence GTGACCAGCTCGCGACGTGGGGTCGATCTGCCGTCGCTCAAGCGGGGGGAGATCCGTGATCCCGCGCTGACGGCGGCGCTGCGTAAGCTCGAATTGACCGTGCGCCGCAAGCTCGACGGCGTGTTGCACGGCGATCACCTCGGCCTGCTGCCCGGGCCGGGTTCGGAACCCGGCGAGTCGCGGCTGTACCAACCCGGTGACGATGTGCGCCGGATGGACTGGTCGGTCACGGCTCGGACCACGCATCCGCACGTGCGCCAGATGATCGCCGACCGCGAGTTGGAGACCTGGCTGGTGGTCGACGTCTCGGCGAGCCTGGACTTCGGCACCGTCGGATGTGAGAAGCGTGACCTGGCGGTCGCCGCGGCCGCCGCGATCACGTTCCTGAACAGCGGTGGCGGCAACCGGATCGGGGCCATCATCGCCAACGGCGACACCGTGCGGCGCGTGCCCGCGCTGTCGGGCCGCATGCATGAGCAGGAGATGCTGCGCGCGATCGCCACGATGCCGAAGGCGCCCGCGGGGGTCCGCGGTGATCTGGCCGCCGCCATCGACGCGCTGCGCAGGCCCGAACGCCGGCGCGGTATGGCGGTCATCATCAGCGACTTCCTCGGTCCCATCAATTGGATGCGCCCATTGCGGGCCATCGCGGGTCGGCACGAGGTGCTCGGCATCGAGGTGCTCGACCCGCGCGACGTGGAACTGCCGCCCGTCGGCGACGTCATCCTGCAGGACACCGAGACCGGCCGGACCCGCGAGTTCACCATCGACGAGCAGTTGCGCGAGGACTTCGCGAAGGCTGCGGCCGCGCATCGCGCCGAGGTGGCGCGCACGCTGCGACGCTGCGATGCGCCGCTGCTGTCGCTGCGTACCGACCGGGACTGGATCGCCGACGTGGTTCGGTTCGTCGCCACCCGCCGCTTGGCGCTGGCAGGCCGCGCCTAA
- a CDS encoding VWA domain-containing protein, which translates to MTLPILGPITLSGFEHAWFFLFLLVVLGIVALYIFVQLARHRRMLRFANMELLESVAPQRPTRKRHLPAILLVIALVFLTVAMAGPTHDVRIPRNRAVVMLVMDVSQSMRATDVSPNRMAAAQEASKQFAEELTPGINLGLIAYAGTATVLVSPTTGREATKAAIDKLQFADRTATGEGIFTALQAIATVGAVIGGGDEPPPARIVLFSDGKETVPSNPDNPKGAFTAARTAKDQGVPISTISFGTPYGYVEINDQRQPVPVDDDMLKEIADLSGGEAFTASSLEQLRQVYANLQQQIGYETIKGDASVGWLRLGALALALAALSALLINRRLPN; encoded by the coding sequence ATGACGTTACCGATACTTGGACCGATCACGCTTTCGGGGTTCGAGCACGCTTGGTTCTTCCTTTTCCTCCTCGTCGTACTAGGGATCGTCGCGCTGTACATCTTCGTGCAGCTGGCCCGGCACCGCCGCATGCTCCGGTTCGCCAACATGGAATTGCTGGAAAGCGTTGCACCCCAACGGCCGACGCGTAAGCGGCACCTGCCCGCGATTCTGCTCGTCATCGCGCTCGTCTTCCTCACGGTCGCGATGGCCGGCCCCACACACGACGTCCGCATTCCGCGCAACCGCGCGGTGGTGATGCTCGTGATGGACGTATCGCAGTCGATGCGCGCCACCGACGTGTCGCCGAACCGCATGGCGGCGGCGCAGGAGGCGTCCAAGCAGTTCGCCGAAGAGCTCACTCCCGGAATCAATCTCGGGCTGATCGCGTACGCCGGCACGGCGACCGTGCTCGTCTCACCGACGACCGGCCGCGAGGCCACCAAAGCCGCGATCGACAAGCTGCAGTTCGCCGACCGCACCGCCACCGGTGAAGGCATCTTCACCGCGTTGCAGGCGATCGCCACCGTCGGCGCGGTGATCGGCGGCGGCGACGAACCACCGCCCGCGCGCATCGTGCTGTTCTCCGACGGCAAGGAGACGGTGCCGTCGAACCCGGACAACCCCAAGGGCGCCTTCACCGCGGCCCGCACCGCCAAGGACCAGGGCGTGCCGATCTCGACCATTTCGTTCGGCACGCCGTACGGCTACGTCGAGATCAACGACCAGCGTCAGCCGGTGCCGGTCGACGACGACATGCTCAAGGAGATCGCCGATCTGTCCGGCGGTGAGGCGTTCACCGCGTCCAGCCTCGAACAGCTGCGCCAGGTGTACGCGAACCTGCAGCAGCAGATCGGGTACGAAACGATCAAGGGCGATGCGAGTGTGGGCTGGCTGCGTCTCGGTGCGCTGGCCCTGGCGCTGGCCGCGCTGTCGGCGCTGCTCATCAACCGTCGTCTGCCGAATTAG
- a CDS encoding VWA domain-containing protein — protein MNVPLLGPVSLTGFSHIWWLLFFSLVVLGLVALYFYAQRARRRRLQQFANTELLDSVAPRRPSVWRHVPAALLGVALLFCTIALAGPTFDQRLPRNRAVVMLAIDVSQSMRATDVEPDRLTAAKEASKRFVDELTPGINLGVIAYAGTATVLVSPTTNRDASRRAIDNLQVSDRTATGEAIFTALSSISTVGAVIGGGDTPPPARIVLFSDGKETVPSNPDNPKGAFTAARTAKDQGVPISTISFGTEQGEVEVNDEKVPVPVDDEMMKKIAQLSGGESYTASNLEELNKVYGTLQDQIGYETVRGEATTGWLRLAALAAAAAAVASLLINRRLPL, from the coding sequence ATGAACGTTCCGCTGCTGGGGCCGGTCTCCCTCACCGGCTTTTCCCACATCTGGTGGCTGCTGTTCTTTTCCCTCGTCGTGCTGGGCCTGGTCGCGCTGTACTTCTATGCCCAACGCGCCAGGCGCAGGCGCCTGCAGCAGTTCGCCAACACCGAGCTGCTCGACAGCGTGGCGCCTAGGCGGCCGAGCGTGTGGCGCCACGTGCCCGCCGCGCTGCTCGGTGTCGCGCTGTTGTTCTGCACGATCGCCCTGGCCGGGCCGACATTCGACCAGCGGCTGCCACGCAACCGAGCGGTCGTGATGCTGGCCATCGACGTATCGCAGTCGATGCGGGCCACCGACGTCGAACCCGACCGCCTGACCGCCGCCAAAGAGGCGTCCAAACGGTTCGTCGACGAGCTCACTCCGGGCATCAACCTCGGCGTGATCGCGTACGCCGGGACGGCCACAGTGTTGGTTTCGCCGACCACGAACCGCGACGCCAGCCGGCGCGCCATCGACAACCTGCAGGTGTCCGATCGCACCGCCACCGGCGAAGCGATCTTCACCGCACTGTCGTCGATCTCCACGGTGGGCGCCGTGATCGGTGGCGGCGACACACCGCCGCCCGCGCGCATCGTGCTGTTCTCCGACGGCAAGGAGACCGTGCCGTCCAACCCCGACAACCCGAAGGGCGCGTTCACCGCGGCCCGCACGGCCAAGGACCAGGGCGTGCCCATCTCGACGATCTCCTTCGGCACCGAACAGGGCGAGGTGGAGGTCAACGACGAGAAGGTGCCGGTACCCGTCGACGACGAGATGATGAAGAAGATCGCGCAACTGTCCGGTGGCGAGTCCTACACCGCGTCCAACCTCGAGGAGCTGAACAAGGTCTACGGGACGCTGCAGGATCAGATCGGCTACGAGACGGTCCGAGGTGAGGCCACCACCGGCTGGCTGCGGCTTGCCGCGCTGGCGGCCGCGGCCGCGGCGGTCGCGAGCTTGTTGATCAACCGCAGGCTGCCACTCTGA
- the fabG1 gene encoding 3-oxoacyl-ACP reductase FabG1, which yields MTVTDDSADTAGQTAGGRPPFVSRSVLVTGGNRGIGLAIARRLAADGHKVAVTHRGSGAPEGLFGVVCDVTDNDAVDRAFKEVEEHQGPVEVLVSNAGISKDAFLIRMTEERFEEVINANLTGAFRVAQRASRSMQRKRFGRIIFIGSVSGSWGIGNQANYAAAKAGLIGMARSISRELSKAGVTANVVAPGYIDTEMTRALDERIQEGALDFIPAKRVGTAEEVAGAVSFLASEDASYIAGAVIPVDGGMGMGH from the coding sequence ATGACTGTGACCGATGACTCGGCCGACACCGCCGGCCAAACGGCTGGTGGCCGTCCGCCTTTCGTGTCGCGTTCGGTGCTGGTGACCGGAGGGAACCGCGGTATCGGTCTCGCGATCGCGCGGCGCCTCGCGGCCGACGGCCACAAAGTGGCCGTCACTCACCGCGGATCCGGTGCGCCGGAGGGTCTGTTCGGTGTCGTGTGCGACGTCACCGACAACGACGCCGTCGACCGCGCCTTCAAGGAGGTCGAGGAGCATCAGGGACCGGTCGAGGTGCTGGTGTCCAACGCCGGAATCTCCAAGGACGCGTTCCTCATCCGGATGACCGAGGAGCGCTTCGAAGAGGTCATCAACGCCAACCTGACCGGCGCGTTCCGGGTGGCGCAACGGGCATCGCGGAGTATGCAGCGCAAACGCTTCGGACGGATCATCTTCATTGGCTCGGTGTCCGGCAGCTGGGGCATCGGCAACCAGGCCAACTACGCCGCGGCCAAGGCCGGTCTGATCGGCATGGCCCGCTCGATTTCGCGAGAGTTGTCGAAGGCAGGCGTCACCGCCAACGTGGTGGCCCCCGGCTACATCGATACCGAGATGACCCGCGCGCTCGACGAGCGGATCCAGGAGGGTGCGCTCGACTTCATTCCGGCCAAACGGGTCGGGACGGCCGAGGAGGTCGCCGGGGCGGTCAGCTTCCTGGCGTCAGAAGATGCGAGCTATATCGCCGGCGCGGTGATCCCGGTCGACGGCGGCATGGGCATGGGCCACTAG
- the inhA gene encoding NADH-dependent enoyl-ACP reductase InhA codes for MTLLQGKRILVTGIITDSSIAFHIAKVAQEAGAELVLTGFDRMKLIQRIADRLPAKAPLLELDVQNEKHLDTLADRVTEAIGDGNKLDGVVHSIGYMPQTGMGINPFFDAPYEDVAKGIHISAYSYASLAKAVLPIMNPGGAIVGMDFDPTRAMPAYNWMTVAKSALESVNRFVAREAGPHGVRSNLVAAGPIRTLAMSAIVGGALGEEAGAQMKLLEEGWDQRAPIGWNMKDPTPVAKTVCALLSDWLPATTGTIIYADGGASTQLL; via the coding sequence ATGACACTTCTGCAGGGCAAGCGGATCCTCGTCACGGGGATCATCACCGACTCTTCGATCGCTTTCCACATCGCCAAGGTCGCCCAGGAGGCGGGCGCCGAGCTGGTGCTCACCGGATTCGACCGGATGAAGCTGATCCAGCGCATCGCCGACCGACTGCCGGCGAAGGCGCCGCTGCTCGAGCTCGACGTGCAGAACGAGAAGCACCTCGACACGCTGGCCGACCGGGTGACCGAGGCCATCGGCGACGGCAACAAGCTCGACGGCGTCGTGCACTCGATCGGCTACATGCCGCAGACCGGTATGGGCATCAACCCGTTCTTCGACGCGCCCTACGAGGATGTCGCCAAGGGCATTCACATCTCCGCCTATTCGTACGCGTCCCTGGCGAAAGCGGTGCTGCCGATCATGAATCCGGGTGGCGCGATCGTGGGCATGGACTTCGACCCGACGCGCGCGATGCCCGCCTACAACTGGATGACGGTCGCCAAGAGCGCGCTGGAGTCGGTCAACCGATTCGTCGCACGTGAAGCCGGTCCGCACGGTGTCCGGTCCAATCTTGTTGCCGCCGGCCCGATCCGCACGCTGGCGATGAGCGCCATCGTCGGCGGCGCGCTCGGTGAGGAAGCCGGTGCGCAGATGAAGCTGCTCGAAGAGGGTTGGGACCAGCGTGCCCCCATCGGGTGGAACATGAAGGATCCGACCCCGGTCGCCAAGACCGTCTGCGCCCTGCTGTCGGACTGGCTGCCCGCGACCACCGGCACGATCATCTACGCCGACGGCGGCGCCAGCACGCAATTGTTGTAA
- a CDS encoding ferrochelatase, translating to MDNSGFDAVLLLSFGGPEGPDQVMPFLENVTRGRGIPPERLASVAEHYQHFGGVSPINGINRALIDELRPLIDLPVYFGNRNWEPYVEDAVAAMASDGVRNAAVFATSAWGGYSGCTQYVEDIARARQATGANAPRLVKLRQYYDHPLFVKMFSDAITAAAQTVPDHARLVFTAHSIPLSSSSRCGRDLYARQVAHAAKLVAAAAGYDDYDQVWQSRSGPPQVPWLEPDVGDHLAALVESGTDAVIVCPIGFVADHIEVVWDLDHELRLQAQDSRIAFARASTPNAHLAHVVADLLDELRNDRDPVRVPDPESPPLQGFSIDGVVCTPQCVSR from the coding sequence ATGGACAACTCGGGTTTCGACGCTGTCCTGCTGCTGTCGTTCGGCGGGCCGGAGGGGCCGGACCAGGTGATGCCGTTCCTCGAGAACGTCACCAGGGGCCGGGGGATACCTCCTGAGCGGCTGGCCTCCGTTGCCGAGCATTACCAGCATTTCGGTGGTGTGTCACCGATCAACGGCATCAACCGCGCACTGATCGACGAGTTGCGCCCTCTGATCGACCTGCCGGTGTATTTCGGCAACCGGAACTGGGAGCCCTACGTCGAAGACGCCGTTGCGGCGATGGCGTCCGACGGCGTGCGCAACGCCGCCGTCTTCGCCACCTCGGCATGGGGCGGCTACTCGGGTTGCACTCAATACGTCGAGGACATTGCGAGGGCCAGGCAGGCCACGGGCGCGAACGCACCGCGGCTGGTGAAACTTCGTCAGTACTACGACCATCCGCTGTTCGTGAAGATGTTCAGCGACGCGATCACCGCCGCTGCACAGACTGTGCCCGACCATGCGCGGTTGGTGTTCACCGCCCACTCCATCCCACTGTCCAGCAGCTCTCGTTGTGGCAGAGACCTTTACGCGCGACAGGTCGCTCACGCCGCCAAGCTCGTCGCGGCCGCGGCGGGTTACGACGACTATGACCAGGTCTGGCAGTCGCGCTCGGGGCCACCGCAGGTCCCCTGGCTGGAACCCGACGTCGGCGATCACCTTGCCGCTCTCGTCGAGTCCGGGACGGATGCCGTGATCGTATGCCCGATCGGCTTTGTCGCGGATCACATCGAGGTGGTGTGGGATCTGGACCACGAACTCAGGCTGCAGGCGCAAGACTCGCGCATCGCGTTCGCCAGGGCTTCGACGCCCAACGCGCACCTCGCACATGTGGTGGCCGACCTCCTCGACGAACTACGCAACGACCGCGATCCCGTTCGGGTGCCGGATCCGGAATCCCCGCCGCTACAGGGCTTCTCGATCGACGGGGTGGTGTGCACACCTCAGTGCGTTAGCAGGTAG
- a CDS encoding NfeD family protein produces the protein MPAALIWLIAALALAGAEALTGDLFLLMLGGGALAAAGSSLIFDDLWVHGAVFAVVSVLLLALVRPALRRHFNSGTALPERAKALEGKSALVLDRVARHEGQVKLDGEVWTARPLNENEVYEPGDHVTVVEIDGATAVVQKVV, from the coding sequence ATGCCTGCTGCGCTGATCTGGCTCATCGCCGCGCTGGCCCTCGCCGGGGCCGAGGCGCTGACCGGCGACCTGTTCCTGCTCATGCTCGGCGGCGGCGCGCTGGCGGCCGCGGGATCCAGCCTCATCTTCGACGACCTATGGGTGCACGGCGCGGTTTTCGCGGTCGTGTCCGTGCTGCTCTTGGCGCTGGTCCGGCCCGCACTGCGCCGGCACTTCAATTCCGGCACCGCACTGCCCGAACGGGCGAAGGCGTTGGAGGGCAAGAGCGCACTGGTGCTCGACCGGGTCGCCCGCCATGAAGGACAGGTGAAGCTCGACGGCGAGGTCTGGACCGCGCGCCCGCTGAACGAAAACGAGGTCTACGAACCCGGCGACCATGTGACGGTCGTCGAGATCGACGGCGCGACCGCCGTCGTCCAGAAAGTCGTCTAG